The following proteins come from a genomic window of Bactrocera dorsalis isolate Fly_Bdor chromosome 6, ASM2337382v1, whole genome shotgun sequence:
- the LOC125779688 gene encoding uncharacterized protein LOC125779688: MLCVLNNRRGVHLGIPKSCEWEQTVLRKFDDNRFNQMVRVRPDEFCYILNLIKHDEVFNTSSSTVQLPIKLQLKIVLCRLGSSGEGQSVHKVASLFGIGDGGTIYNLTRSIFKAILKLKSKFLFWPHERERQQIVSSTSTEMPGCVGYVDGSEVKLSEAPVNEHTMYYSRKRQYAVKLQAICDYNLRRRQLIVGYPGSVHDAKIFSNCLLFKQPERFLLTSQWIAGDSAYPLKPFLITQFRQNSSEYTEEERHSFNKYFSKYRVRVENCFGLLKEKFGSLKELKFRMHSRTNKNQCNDWITVCCILHNILINFHIENEDGNEVPGPQFDFF; encoded by the coding sequence aTGCTTTGTGTGCTAAATAATCGCAGGGGTGTTCACCTTGGCATTCCAAAATCATGCGAATGGGAGCAAACGGTGCTCAGAAAATTCGATGATAACAGGTTCAATCAAATGGTTAGGGTCCGTCCCGATgagttttgttatattttaaacttaataaagcatgacgaagtttttaacacaaGTTCAAGTACAGTGCAGCTCCCAATAAAATTGCAGCTTAAAATTGTCCTTTGCCGTTTAGGATCATCCGGTGAAGGACAATCTGTGCATAAAGTAGCTTCCCTTTTTGGTATTGGTGATGGGGGCACTATTTACAATCTAACCAGGAGCATATTTAAAGCCATTTTAAAATTGAAGTCTAAATTTCTATTTTGGCCCCATGAAAGAGAAAGGCAGCAAATTGTGTCCTCAACCAGTACAGAAATGCCGGGATGTGTTGGATATGTAGACGGTTCTGAGGTTAAACTATCTGAAGCTCCTGTTAATGAGCATACGATGTACTATTCTCGCAAACGGCAATATGCGGTCAAGCTTCAAGCTATATGTGATTATAATTTGAGAAGAAGGCAGTTAATAGTTGGTTATCCGGGTAGTGTACatgatgcaaaaatattttcgaactgtTTACTCTTCAAACAACCGGAGCGTTTCTTGTTAACCTCGCAGTGGATAGCTGGGGATAGTGCCTATCCACTGAAGCCCTTTTTAATTACGCAATTCAGACAAAATAGCAGCGAGTACACAGAAGAAGAAAGGCAcagtttcaacaaatatttctcaaaatacCGTGTACGAGTCGAGAACTGCTTTGgtcttttgaaagaaaaattcggtAGCCTTAAGGAACTTAAATTCAGAATGCATTCGAGAACAAATAAGAATCAATGCAACGACTGGATTACTGTGTGCTGCATTCTTCACAACattcttattaattttcacATTGAAAATGAAGACGGAAATGAAGTTCCAGGTCCTCAGTtcgatttcttttaa
- the LOC125779363 gene encoding uncharacterized protein LOC125779363 isoform X3, whose product MEQTGLNKKRIKREKPNKKRSEKEIQSILDFLQDAPEVELIESTKIDATWDLIRWKVRHLKASYKKASDWRMSTGAGLLESDTGTSSVEGKVLQMCSHFNQLKHIFGKKATSELPFEVVDSGSTSIMNESAANQILEITFSDVGEEIASPIDITNIENLPPGNLTGNASVANTSYYNNIINKFAIKFIDNTTTNKRAFCSRIKINRKDLTL is encoded by the exons ATGGAGCAAACaggtttaaacaaaaaaagaattaaacgtgaaaaaccaaacaaaaagaGGAGTGAAAAAGAAATCCAGAGTATACTGGATTTTTTGCAGGATGCTCCAGAAGTAGAG ctcATTGAGAGCACAAAAATAGATGCAACGTGGGATTTAATACGGTGGAAAGTGCGGCACCTGAAGGCTTCATACAAAAAAGCAAGCGATTGGCGAATGTCAACAGGAGCAGGCCTTCTTGAGTCTGATACCGGGACGTCGAGTGTTGAAG GCAAAGTGTTGCAGATGTGCTCACACTTTAATCagcttaaacatatttttggaaaaaaagccACAAGTGAATTACCATTTGAAGTGGTTGATAGTGGCAGTACGTCTATAATGAATGAAAGCGCGGCTAACCAAATACTGGAAATAACTTTTTCTGATGTCGGCGAAGAAATTGCGTCTCCAATTGACATAACCAATATTGAAAATCTACCACCAGGCAAT CTTACTGGAAATGCCAGCGTCGCCAATACCTCgtattataacaatattattaataagtttGCCATCAAATTTATCGACAACACTACTACGAATAAGCGAGCATTCTGCTCCAGAATCAAAATAAATAGGAAAGATCTCACCCTG TAA
- the LOC125779363 gene encoding uncharacterized protein LOC125779363 isoform X2: MEQTGLNKKRIKREKPNKKRSEKEIQSILDFLQDAPEVELIESTKIDATWDLIRWKVRHLKASYKKASDWRMSTGAGLLESDTGTSSVEGKVLQMCSHFNQLKHIFGKKATSELPFEVVDSGSTSIMNESAANQILEITFSDVGEEIASPIDITNIENLPPGNLTGNASVANTSYYNNIINKFAIKFIDNTTTNKRAFCSRIKINRKDLTLVCQNSFWLSHKTLMTFLFSNCSRFSCIARTPIRKMPKLSTPVTGHILQLAMLFILQSRPL; encoded by the exons ATGGAGCAAACaggtttaaacaaaaaaagaattaaacgtgaaaaaccaaacaaaaagaGGAGTGAAAAAGAAATCCAGAGTATACTGGATTTTTTGCAGGATGCTCCAGAAGTAGAG ctcATTGAGAGCACAAAAATAGATGCAACGTGGGATTTAATACGGTGGAAAGTGCGGCACCTGAAGGCTTCATACAAAAAAGCAAGCGATTGGCGAATGTCAACAGGAGCAGGCCTTCTTGAGTCTGATACCGGGACGTCGAGTGTTGAAG GCAAAGTGTTGCAGATGTGCTCACACTTTAATCagcttaaacatatttttggaaaaaaagccACAAGTGAATTACCATTTGAAGTGGTTGATAGTGGCAGTACGTCTATAATGAATGAAAGCGCGGCTAACCAAATACTGGAAATAACTTTTTCTGATGTCGGCGAAGAAATTGCGTCTCCAATTGACATAACCAATATTGAAAATCTACCACCAGGCAAT CTTACTGGAAATGCCAGCGTCGCCAATACCTCgtattataacaatattattaataagtttGCCATCAAATTTATCGACAACACTACTACGAATAAGCGAGCATTCTGCTCCAGAATCAAAATAAATAGGAAAGATCTCACCCTGGTGTGTCAAAACTCCTTTTGGCTCAGTCACAAAACATTGATGACATTTCTTTTCAGTAACTGCTCCAGATTTAGCTGCATTGCTCGTACACCGATTCGCAAGATGCCCAAGTTGTCCACACCGGTAACAGGTCACATTCTGCAACTCGCGATGCTGTTTATTCTCCAATCCAGACCGCTGTGA
- the LOC125779363 gene encoding uncharacterized protein LOC125779363 isoform X4 — MEQTGLNKKRIKREKPNKKRSEKEIQSILDFLQDAPEVELIESTKIDATWDLIRWKVRHLKASYKKASDWRMSTGAGLLESDTGTSSVEGKVLQMCSHFNQLKHIFGKKATSELPFEVVDSGSTSIMNESAANQILEITFSDVGEEIASPIDITNIENLPPGNIYICTYKSPQLEKSLPNCI, encoded by the exons ATGGAGCAAACaggtttaaacaaaaaaagaattaaacgtgaaaaaccaaacaaaaagaGGAGTGAAAAAGAAATCCAGAGTATACTGGATTTTTTGCAGGATGCTCCAGAAGTAGAG ctcATTGAGAGCACAAAAATAGATGCAACGTGGGATTTAATACGGTGGAAAGTGCGGCACCTGAAGGCTTCATACAAAAAAGCAAGCGATTGGCGAATGTCAACAGGAGCAGGCCTTCTTGAGTCTGATACCGGGACGTCGAGTGTTGAAG GCAAAGTGTTGCAGATGTGCTCACACTTTAATCagcttaaacatatttttggaaaaaaagccACAAGTGAATTACCATTTGAAGTGGTTGATAGTGGCAGTACGTCTATAATGAATGAAAGCGCGGCTAACCAAATACTGGAAATAACTTTTTCTGATGTCGGCGAAGAAATTGCGTCTCCAATTGACATAACCAATATTGAAAATCTACCACCAGGCAAT atatacatatgtacgtataaaagcccacaacttgagaaaagtttgcccaattgtatctaa
- the LOC125779363 gene encoding putative nuclease HARBI1 isoform X1, whose protein sequence is MESIAAAIFLEEDGNTSENADAKVERRRLRDMCDPFQMSDELFKKNFRLNKDAFKYVLDTFAEETQQSTLTSLSPLNRVVAALRFFAEGSYQRGVGTDYNVGMGQSTVSKSLSHFLEVMQRKLCPEWIKFDQSEEEKIQAKQEFYAKASFPGVIMCVDGTHIKIVKPSEEGFLYYNRKGFYSINAMVVCDNRMRIKSIDARYPGCNHDSHVWGLSKLRSHMERRYREGERNAWLLGDAGYPLQPWLMTPYRSVSQGSPQSNYNMRHSTTRNIVERTIGVLKNRFRCLLGARELHYSPHKVSQIINVACALHNICIYYKVGDLNANEFNFESRQEEEEEEQSSDPDYTSIANRIRDNILATF, encoded by the exons ATGGAATCGATAGCCGCGGCGATATTTCTTGAGGAGGACGGCAACACATCCGAGAATGCTGACGCGAAAGTTGAAAGGAGAAGATTGCGGGATATGTGTGATCCATTTCAAATGAGTGACGAATT attcaaaaaaaactttagacttaataaggacgcattcaagtatgtcctagaTACTTTTGCGGAAGAAACTCAACAAAGTACTTTGACGTCGTTATCTCCGCTTAATCGTGTAGTGGCTGCTTTAAGATTTTTTGCGGAAGGCAGTTACCAACGTGGAGTTGGTACTGATTATAATGTCGGAATGGGTCAGTCAACTGTGTCAAAGTCACTGTCTCATTTTCTCGAAGTCATGCAACGAAAGCTTTGCCCTGAGTGGATCAAATTTGACCAGAGTGAAGAGGAAAAAATACAAGCGAAGCAAGAGTTTTATGCGAAGGCTAGTTTTCCAGGAGTCATTATGTGTGTTGATGGTACGCACATAAAAATAGTGAAGCCATCTGAAGAGGGGTTTCtatattataatagaaaagGTTTTTATAGCATCAATGCTATGGTG GTGTGCGATAACAGAATGCGTATAAAAAGCATTGATGCCAGGTATCCTGGGTGCAATCACGACTCGCATGTATGGGGCTTAAGCAAGCTGAGATCGCATATGGAACGGCGATATCGGGAAGGTGAAAGAAACGCGTGGCTGTtag GTGATGCGGGGTATCCATTGCAGCCTTGGCTAATGACTCCATATCGATCTGTAAGTCAAGGCAGCCCGCAAAGTAATTACAACATGCGGCACTCCACAACAAGGAATATAGTAGAGCGGACGATTGGGGTATTGAAGAACCGTTTCCGATGCTTGTTGGGTGCTCGAGAACTACATTACTCACCACACAAAGTCAGTCAAATAATAAACGTTGCCTGTGCTCTCCACAACATTTGCATTTACTACAAAGTGGGAGATTTGAAcgcaaatgaatttaattttgaaagccGTCAGGAGGAGGAGGAAGAAGAGCAAAGCAGTGACCCCGATTATACTTCCATAGCAAATCGTATTCGAGACAACATACTCgctactttttaa
- the LOC125779435 gene encoding uncharacterized protein LOC125779435 isoform X1 gives MSKTTTPEQYEKLADIMATKRDVAQGFQQRPKEEVKEFWEEIANDLNALGPPSKDSSTWRKVWIDWKSYIKRKLSANKKEIMSTGGGQCRLQPISPLEEKVIALTGLETCTSGIRGARAYGDSAQVQDVAQTSEMDISACSEDRNEIPSCSRVSSQRGERRTDKESASSLLKEQIALQKEFYEDTKNHNEAAVNKMEEVVTYLRRMNRPLECMADTAVKQLQEQKRHNKMKEELLREKVEIKMRMLKLDPNYKSDSE, from the exons at gtcaaaaacaacaacaccagaacAGTATGAAAAATTGGCTGATATAATGGCAACCAAAAGAGATGTTGCGCAGGGCTTCCAACAGCGACCGAAGGAAGAAGTGAAGGAGTTTTGGGAGGAGATTGCAAATGACCTAAATGCACTTGGTCCACCTTCAAAAGACTCCAGTACATGGAGAAAG GTGTGGATTGACTGGAAGAGCTATATAAAACGCAAGCTGTCTgcaaataaaaaggaaataatgaGCACTGGTGGAGGTCAATGTCGGTTGCAACCTATAAGCCCACTTGAGGAGAAGGTTATAGCTTTGACAGGGTTGGAAACTTGTACAAGTGGAATAAGAGGTGCGCGGGCTTATGGCGATAGTGCGCAGGTACAAGACGTTGCCCAAACTTCCGAAATGGACATTTCCGCATGTTCGGAGGATCGAAATGAAATTCCTTCATGCAGCAGAGTTAGCAGCCAGCGCGGAGaaagaagaactgataaggagagCGCTTCTTCCTTACTAAAAGAACAAATAGCTCTCCAAAAAGAATTCTACGAGGACACCAAAAACCATAATGAAGCTGCAGTTAATAAAATGGAAGAAGTGGTGACATATTTACGTCGCATGAATCGTCCTTTAGAATGTATGGCGGACACCGCAGTGAAGCAACTACAAGAACAGAAACGACACAATAAAATGAAGGAAGAATTGCTAAGGGAAAAAGTGGAAATAAAGATGCGGATGCTAAAGTTAGATCCAAATTATAAATCTGATTCGgagtaa
- the LOC125779435 gene encoding uncharacterized protein LOC125779435 isoform X2, producing the protein MSKTTTPEQYEKLADIMATKRDVAQGFQQRPKEEVKEFWEEIANDLNALGPPSKDSSTWRKLSANKKEIMSTGGGQCRLQPISPLEEKVIALTGLETCTSGIRGARAYGDSAQVQDVAQTSEMDISACSEDRNEIPSCSRVSSQRGERRTDKESASSLLKEQIALQKEFYEDTKNHNEAAVNKMEEVVTYLRRMNRPLECMADTAVKQLQEQKRHNKMKEELLREKVEIKMRMLKLDPNYKSDSE; encoded by the exons at gtcaaaaacaacaacaccagaacAGTATGAAAAATTGGCTGATATAATGGCAACCAAAAGAGATGTTGCGCAGGGCTTCCAACAGCGACCGAAGGAAGAAGTGAAGGAGTTTTGGGAGGAGATTGCAAATGACCTAAATGCACTTGGTCCACCTTCAAAAGACTCCAGTACATGGAGAAAG CTGTCTgcaaataaaaaggaaataatgaGCACTGGTGGAGGTCAATGTCGGTTGCAACCTATAAGCCCACTTGAGGAGAAGGTTATAGCTTTGACAGGGTTGGAAACTTGTACAAGTGGAATAAGAGGTGCGCGGGCTTATGGCGATAGTGCGCAGGTACAAGACGTTGCCCAAACTTCCGAAATGGACATTTCCGCATGTTCGGAGGATCGAAATGAAATTCCTTCATGCAGCAGAGTTAGCAGCCAGCGCGGAGaaagaagaactgataaggagagCGCTTCTTCCTTACTAAAAGAACAAATAGCTCTCCAAAAAGAATTCTACGAGGACACCAAAAACCATAATGAAGCTGCAGTTAATAAAATGGAAGAAGTGGTGACATATTTACGTCGCATGAATCGTCCTTTAGAATGTATGGCGGACACCGCAGTGAAGCAACTACAAGAACAGAAACGACACAATAAAATGAAGGAAGAATTGCTAAGGGAAAAAGTGGAAATAAAGATGCGGATGCTAAAGTTAGATCCAAATTATAAATCTGATTCGgagtaa